Proteins from a genomic interval of Clostridium scatologenes:
- the rluF gene encoding 23S rRNA pseudouridine(2604) synthase RluF, protein MRINKFISEKGICSRREADTLIQEKRVTINGITAELGSRVKPNDEVKLDGKLLTKKDDKVYIALNKPVGIICTTEKKIKNNIVDFVNYPKRIFHIGRLDKDSEGLIFLTNDGDIVNKILRAGNNHEKEYIVTVDKCITNSFLKEMSCGVSILNTVTKPCKVYKEGSHVFRIILTQGLNRQIRRMCEVLGYNVLKLKRIRIMNITLKDIPVGKWRYLTSNELKTINKLTSTSIKTEEASLSDN, encoded by the coding sequence ATGAGAATAAACAAATTTATAAGTGAGAAAGGTATTTGTTCTAGAAGAGAAGCTGATACATTAATACAAGAAAAAAGAGTTACTATAAATGGCATCACGGCAGAATTAGGCTCTAGAGTAAAGCCTAATGATGAAGTGAAATTAGACGGTAAACTTCTTACTAAAAAAGATGATAAGGTGTATATTGCTCTAAATAAACCTGTAGGTATAATATGCACTACTGAAAAAAAAATTAAAAATAATATAGTGGATTTTGTTAACTATCCTAAAAGAATATTTCACATTGGAAGGCTAGATAAAGATTCAGAAGGATTAATATTTTTAACCAATGATGGTGATATTGTAAATAAGATTTTAAGGGCTGGCAACAATCATGAAAAAGAATATATTGTTACTGTTGATAAATGTATTACAAATTCATTTTTAAAGGAAATGTCCTGTGGTGTTAGCATATTAAATACTGTAACTAAACCTTGTAAAGTGTATAAAGAAGGTTCTCACGTATTTAGAATAATATTAACTCAAGGACTAAACAGACAAATTAGAAGGATGTGTGAGGTATTAGGTTACAATGTGTTAAAGCTAAAAAGAATTAGAATAATGAATATAACGTTGAAAGATATTCCTGTAGGTAAATGGAGATACTTAACTTCAAACGAACTAAAAACTATAAACAAATTAACTTCTACTTCTATAAAAACTGAAGAAGCTTCTTTATCCGATAATTAG
- a CDS encoding polysaccharide deacetylase family protein: protein MNRNYKKLTLLMVIVLMIGVLSYNFINGKNAKSHSEKTTKQQVSDTKEISASKEKNETSQNNEKDREFKDGVLKYNDKSIPVIMYHSIDYEAGNELRVPKEKFREQMKYLKDNGYTTLTLGELYNFMSNNKPVPEKSIVLTFDDGYKDNYENAYPVLKEFGFKATIFIITNCIDKDKGFLTSAQLKEMQHNGIDIESHTLNHDKLSELPYDKQLETLKGSKEFLDKLLNKKVKYIGYPYGKCNKDTVKAANDAGYVMAFTTESGWSNKSQGIYTLNRVYISANHDIKEFERRISDLNYNVSTNTISKKKVKGQ, encoded by the coding sequence ATGAATAGAAATTATAAAAAGTTGACATTATTAATGGTCATTGTTCTTATGATTGGAGTTTTGAGCTATAATTTTATTAATGGAAAAAATGCAAAATCTCATAGTGAAAAAACTACAAAACAACAAGTTAGTGATACTAAAGAAATTAGTGCATCAAAGGAAAAAAATGAAACTTCACAAAATAATGAAAAGGATAGAGAATTTAAAGATGGGGTCCTGAAATATAATGATAAATCTATACCTGTAATTATGTATCATTCAATTGATTATGAAGCAGGAAATGAGCTTAGAGTTCCTAAAGAAAAATTTAGAGAGCAAATGAAATATTTAAAGGATAATGGTTATACAACGTTAACTTTGGGGGAATTGTATAATTTTATGTCTAACAATAAACCTGTTCCTGAAAAGTCTATAGTTTTAACTTTTGATGATGGTTATAAGGATAATTATGAAAATGCTTACCCTGTATTAAAGGAGTTCGGATTTAAAGCTACCATATTTATTATTACTAATTGTATAGACAAGGATAAAGGTTTTTTAACTTCAGCCCAATTAAAGGAAATGCAGCATAATGGTATAGATATAGAAAGCCATACTTTAAATCATGATAAATTAAGTGAATTGCCATATGATAAACAACTTGAAACATTAAAAGGTTCAAAGGAGTTTTTAGATAAGCTTCTTAATAAAAAGGTAAAGTATATAGGTTATCCTTATGGAAAATGCAACAAAGATACTGTAAAGGCAGCTAATGATGCAGGATATGTTATGGCTTTTACTACTGAAAGCGGTTGGTCTAATAAAAGTCAAGGTATATACACATTAAATAGAGTATATATTTCAGCAAATCATGATATAAAAGAATTTGAAAGAAGAATAAGTGATTTAAATTATAATGTTAGTACTAATACTATTAGCAAAAAGAAAGTTAAAGGGCAATAA